A DNA window from Thiobacillus denitrificans ATCC 25259 contains the following coding sequences:
- the mltF gene encoding membrane-bound lytic murein transglycosylase MltF produces MPSLKTKGAAGKFASLLLVLALSACSRPAPPPETSGELRVGTRNSPATFYIGHDGETAGFEHDLILAFSRAQNWTLSWTEKSRPQALFDMLERREIHLAAAALPQAVVKDRHLISGPILFETPVHVVYRTADRAPRGVAGLAGKKLAFIIGSGHGPMLMRLKRKHPELSWAAVENVWPEELLAQLQAGKYDAVIINGMDFDAMRNFYPGLAVAFDLPYKQKIVWALSPGSSHAFRNALARFVERARSDGTIKRALERYFGHVKRLGSSDILGILQRRPQRLPDLREHFQEAQTLSGIDWRLLAAIGYQESQWNRLATSPTGVRGVMMLTGETADRMGVSDRLNARESILGGARYLALLKDALPARIAEPDRTWLALAAYNQGQGHLEDARRIAQARGGDPNSWADVKEALPYLSRGSYAKVMKYGYARGGEALRFAENIRNYYDILLRLEPEYDPLINLGRGEDGLPPPG; encoded by the coding sequence ATGCCCAGCCTCAAGACAAAGGGAGCGGCCGGGAAATTCGCTTCGTTGCTGCTGGTGCTCGCGCTGAGCGCCTGCAGCCGGCCCGCGCCGCCGCCGGAAACGAGCGGCGAATTGCGCGTCGGGACACGCAACAGTCCGGCCACCTTTTACATCGGCCACGACGGCGAAACCGCGGGATTCGAACACGACCTCATCCTCGCATTCAGCCGCGCACAAAACTGGACGCTCAGTTGGACCGAAAAGTCCCGGCCACAGGCGCTGTTCGACATGCTCGAGCGGCGCGAAATCCATCTCGCGGCGGCTGCGCTGCCGCAGGCCGTGGTCAAGGACCGCCACCTGATCTCCGGTCCGATCCTGTTCGAGACCCCAGTCCACGTCGTCTATCGCACAGCCGATCGCGCGCCGCGCGGCGTCGCCGGACTCGCCGGAAAAAAACTCGCATTCATCATCGGCTCCGGGCACGGCCCGATGCTCATGCGGCTGAAACGCAAGCACCCGGAACTCAGCTGGGCCGCGGTGGAGAACGTCTGGCCCGAGGAATTGCTCGCGCAACTGCAGGCGGGCAAGTACGACGCGGTGATCATCAACGGCATGGATTTCGACGCGATGCGCAACTTCTATCCCGGCCTCGCCGTCGCCTTCGATCTGCCGTACAAGCAAAAAATCGTCTGGGCGCTGTCGCCCGGCAGTTCGCACGCCTTTCGCAACGCGCTCGCACGCTTCGTCGAACGCGCGCGCTCGGACGGCACGATCAAGCGCGCGCTGGAACGCTACTTCGGGCACGTCAAGCGCCTGGGCAGCAGCGACATTCTCGGCATCCTGCAACGCCGCCCGCAACGCCTTCCAGACCTGCGCGAGCATTTCCAGGAAGCGCAGACGCTGAGCGGAATCGACTGGCGTCTGCTCGCCGCGATCGGCTACCAGGAATCGCAGTGGAACCGTCTGGCGACCTCGCCAACCGGCGTGCGCGGCGTGATGATGCTGACCGGCGAGACGGCGGACCGCATGGGGGTCAGCGACCGCCTCAACGCGCGCGAGAGCATCCTCGGCGGCGCACGCTATCTGGCGCTGTTGAAGGACGCGCTTCCCGCACGCATCGCCGAGCCGGATCGCACTTGGCTCGCGCTCGCTGCCTACAACCAGGGTCAGGGCCACCTCGAGGACGCGCGGCGGATCGCGCAGGCACGCGGCGGCGACCCGAACAGCTGGGCGGACGTCAAGGAGGCGCTGCCCTACCTGAGCCGCGGCAGCTACGCGAAGGTCATGAAATACGGCTATGCGCGCGGCGGCGAAGCGCTGCGCTTCGCCGAGAACATCCGCAACTACTACGACATCCTGCTGCGGCTCGAGCCCGAATACGATCCCTTGATCAATCTCGGGCGAGGCGAAGACGGCCTGCCACCGCCGGGCTGA
- a CDS encoding PrkA family serine protein kinase encodes MSLFNQYIERYRREEEEYSLEEFLAICKKDPLAYASSAERLLAAIGEPELVDTRQDPRLSRLFSNKVIKRYPAFKDFFGMEETIEQIVSYFRHAAQGLEEKKQILYLLGPVGGGKSSLAEKLKHLMEKAPFYAIKGSPVNDSPLSLFSADEDGDILEQEYGIPRRYLGRVLSPWAVKRLHEYNGDITKFRVVKRWPSVLGQVAISKTEPGDENNQDISSLVGKVDIRKLEKYSQDDPDAYSYSGGLCLANQGLMEFVEMFKAPIKVLHPLLTATQEGNYKGTEGFGAIPFDGVVLAHSNESEWTAFRNNKNNEAFLDRIYIVKVPYCLRVSEEVKIYRKLLQHSSLSESPCAPGTLEMLAQFAVLTRLKEPENSSIYSKMRVYDGENLKDTDPKAKSYQEYRDFAGVDEGMTGVSTRFAFKILSRVFNFDHSEIAANPVHLLYVLEQQIEQEQLPPESEQRYVAYLKEYLAPHYAEYIEKELQTAYLESYSEYGQNIFDRYVTYADMWIQDQEFRDPDTGEILDRGQLNTELEKIEKPAGIANPKDFRHEVVNFVLRARAQNHGKNPAWTSYEKLRAVIEKRMFSSTEDLLPVISFNAKASSEEQKKHQDFVQRMVAKGYTEKQVRLLAEWYLRARKTS; translated from the coding sequence ATGAGCTTGTTCAATCAGTACATCGAACGTTACCGCCGCGAGGAAGAGGAATATTCCCTCGAGGAATTCCTCGCGATCTGCAAGAAGGATCCGCTCGCGTACGCCAGTTCGGCCGAGCGCCTGCTGGCGGCGATCGGCGAACCCGAACTGGTCGACACCCGTCAGGACCCGCGGCTGTCGCGGCTGTTCTCGAACAAGGTCATCAAGCGCTACCCGGCGTTCAAGGATTTCTTCGGCATGGAAGAGACGATCGAGCAGATCGTTTCGTACTTTCGCCATGCGGCGCAGGGGCTCGAGGAGAAGAAGCAGATTCTCTACCTGCTCGGGCCGGTCGGCGGCGGCAAGTCTTCGCTGGCCGAAAAGCTCAAGCATCTGATGGAGAAGGCACCGTTCTACGCGATCAAGGGATCGCCCGTGAACGACTCGCCGCTTTCGCTGTTTTCGGCCGACGAGGACGGCGACATCCTCGAGCAGGAGTACGGCATCCCACGCCGCTACCTCGGCAGGGTTCTGTCGCCGTGGGCGGTCAAGCGCCTGCACGAATACAACGGCGACATCACGAAATTCCGCGTCGTCAAGCGCTGGCCCTCGGTGCTGGGTCAGGTCGCGATTTCGAAGACCGAGCCGGGCGACGAGAACAATCAGGACATTTCGTCGCTGGTCGGCAAGGTCGACATCCGCAAGCTCGAGAAATACTCTCAGGACGACCCTGATGCCTACAGCTACTCGGGCGGACTATGCCTGGCGAACCAGGGTCTGATGGAGTTCGTCGAAATGTTCAAGGCGCCGATCAAGGTCCTGCATCCCTTGCTGACGGCGACCCAGGAAGGCAACTACAAGGGCACCGAAGGCTTCGGTGCGATTCCGTTCGACGGCGTCGTGCTCGCGCACAGCAACGAAAGCGAATGGACGGCCTTCCGTAACAACAAGAACAACGAGGCTTTCCTCGACCGCATCTATATCGTCAAGGTCCCGTACTGCCTGCGCGTGTCGGAAGAGGTCAAGATCTACCGCAAGCTGCTGCAGCACAGCTCGCTGTCGGAATCACCGTGCGCGCCGGGCACGCTCGAGATGCTCGCCCAGTTCGCGGTACTGACGCGCCTCAAGGAGCCCGAGAACTCGAGCATCTATTCCAAAATGCGGGTCTACGACGGCGAGAACCTCAAGGACACCGACCCCAAGGCGAAGAGCTATCAGGAATACCGCGACTTCGCGGGCGTCGACGAGGGGATGACCGGGGTCTCGACGCGCTTCGCGTTCAAGATACTATCGCGCGTGTTCAACTTCGACCACAGCGAGATCGCGGCCAACCCGGTGCACCTGCTCTACGTCCTCGAGCAGCAGATCGAGCAGGAACAACTGCCGCCCGAGTCCGAGCAGCGCTACGTCGCCTATCTCAAGGAATATCTCGCACCGCATTACGCCGAGTACATCGAGAAGGAACTGCAGACCGCCTACCTCGAGTCGTATTCGGAGTATGGGCAGAACATCTTCGACCGCTACGTGACCTACGCCGACATGTGGATTCAGGATCAGGAGTTCCGCGATCCCGACACCGGCGAGATCCTCGACCGCGGCCAGCTCAATACCGAGCTCGAGAAAATCGAGAAGCCGGCGGGAATCGCCAATCCCAAGGACTTCCGCCACGAGGTCGTCAACTTCGTGCTGCGGGCGCGCGCGCAGAACCATGGCAAGAATCCCGCGTGGACGAGCTACGAGAAGCTGCGCGCGGTCATCGAGAAGCGCATGTTCTCGAGCACCGAGGACCTGCTGCCGGTGATTTCCTTCAACGCCAAGGCGTCGAGCGAGGAACAGAAGAAACACCAGGACTTCGTCCAGCGCATGGTGGCGAAGGGCTACACCGAGAAGCAGGTGCGCCTGCTCGCCGAGTGGTACCTACGGGCGAGGAAAACCTCCTGA
- a CDS encoding YeaH/YhbH family protein, translating into MSQLVDRRLSGKNRSAVNRQRFLRRFKAQIRKAAAQAVSGRKVADLERGEKISIPSKDLSEPIFHHGPGGRRNVILPGNREFVSGDRIDRPAGEGGGGSGGSPDGEGMDDFVFELSKEEFMDYFFEDLALPDMVKKQLAAVPEVKKSRAGFVSHGNPANLHVVRSMKQAIGRRLAMAAGPREALRQAEEALEALVAEGRGAEPDAEALREEIAALKARVAAVPFIDTWDLRYAHRVDQPVPSSQAVMFCLLDVSGSMDEDRKNIAKRFFMLLYLFLTKSYERIDVVFIRHHTVAKEVDEEEFFSSRESGGTVVSSALELMRDIILARYPTSNWNIYAAQASDGDNWDDDSPRCRDLLLQSILPLTQYFAYVEIEAEEPQSLWREYERVKAASPRFAMQRILALEDIYPVFRELFRKKAA; encoded by the coding sequence ATGAGTCAACTCGTCGACCGCCGGCTTTCGGGCAAGAACCGCAGCGCTGTCAACCGCCAGCGCTTCCTGCGCCGTTTCAAGGCGCAGATCCGCAAGGCAGCGGCGCAGGCCGTGTCGGGACGGAAAGTCGCCGATCTCGAGCGCGGCGAGAAGATTTCGATCCCGTCGAAGGACCTCTCGGAACCGATCTTCCACCACGGTCCCGGCGGTCGCCGCAACGTCATCCTGCCCGGCAACCGCGAGTTCGTCAGCGGCGACCGCATCGACCGTCCCGCGGGCGAGGGCGGCGGCGGAAGCGGCGGATCGCCTGACGGCGAGGGCATGGACGACTTCGTCTTCGAGCTCTCGAAAGAAGAGTTCATGGACTACTTTTTTGAAGACCTCGCCCTGCCCGACATGGTGAAGAAGCAGCTCGCGGCCGTGCCCGAGGTGAAGAAGTCGCGGGCAGGCTTCGTCAGCCACGGCAACCCGGCCAATCTGCACGTCGTGCGCTCGATGAAGCAGGCGATCGGCCGTCGCCTGGCGATGGCCGCCGGCCCGCGCGAGGCGCTGCGGCAGGCGGAAGAAGCCCTCGAGGCGCTCGTCGCCGAGGGCCGAGGCGCGGAACCCGACGCCGAGGCCTTACGCGAGGAGATCGCAGCGCTCAAGGCGCGCGTTGCGGCCGTGCCTTTCATCGACACCTGGGATCTGCGCTATGCGCATCGCGTCGACCAGCCGGTGCCGAGCAGCCAGGCCGTGATGTTCTGTCTGCTCGACGTGTCGGGGTCGATGGACGAAGACCGCAAGAACATCGCCAAGCGCTTCTTCATGCTGCTCTATCTTTTTCTGACCAAGAGCTACGAGCGGATCGACGTGGTCTTCATCCGTCATCACACCGTCGCCAAGGAAGTCGACGAGGAGGAGTTCTTTTCCTCACGCGAGAGCGGCGGCACCGTCGTGTCGAGTGCGCTCGAATTGATGCGAGACATCATCCTCGCGCGCTATCCGACCTCGAACTGGAACATCTACGCCGCGCAGGCGTCAGATGGCGACAACTGGGACGACGACTCGCCACGCTGCCGTGACCTGCTGCTGCAGAGCATCCTGCCGCTGACCCAGTATTTCGCCTACGTCGAGATCGAGGCAGAGGAGCCGCAGAGCCTGTGGCGCGAGTACGAGCGCGTGAAGGCGGCGAGCCCACGCTTTGCGATGCAGCGCATCCTTGCGCTCGAAGACATCTACCCGGTGTTCCGCGAATTGTTCAGGAAGAAGGCCGCTTGA
- a CDS encoding SpoVR family protein, with product MEAETEHAAPIDSVRKPLSEGSEWTFELLDLYDHEIARVAEHYGLDTYPKQIEVITSEQMIDAYSSVGMPVGYHHWSYGKHFLSTQKSYKRGQMGLAYEIVINSNPCIAYLMEENTMTMQALVIAHAAYGHNSFFKGNYLFRTWTDAEGILDYLVFARNFIAECEQRYGETAVEELLDSCHALMNLGVDRYKRPAKLSMAKEQARQLEREAYLQSQVNDLWRTLPSKQTVDRAEQTRRFPSEPQENLLYFIEKNAPRLEPWQREVVRIVRKIAQYFYPQRQTQVMNEGWATFWHYTLLNHLYEEGKLTDGFMIEFLQSHTNVIYQPPYNSRHYSGINPYTLGFAMFQDLRRICEHPTEEDRRWFPELAGADGVKALDFAMRNFKDESFIAQYLSPKLIRDLKLFALVDDERDEQLEVAAIHDDAGYRTVRQLLAEQYNLGSREPNIQIYEVDVFGDRSLTLRHYMHDRRPLGDSTPEMLRHVARLWGYKVRMENVDQDGIVRLVGVSEA from the coding sequence ATGGAAGCAGAAACCGAGCACGCCGCCCCGATCGATTCCGTCCGCAAGCCGCTCTCCGAGGGCTCGGAATGGACCTTCGAGCTCCTCGACCTCTACGATCACGAAATCGCCCGGGTCGCCGAACACTACGGCCTCGACACCTATCCCAAGCAGATCGAGGTCATCACGTCCGAGCAGATGATCGACGCGTATTCGTCGGTCGGGATGCCCGTCGGTTACCACCACTGGTCCTACGGCAAGCATTTCCTCTCGACACAGAAGAGCTACAAGCGCGGCCAGATGGGACTGGCCTACGAAATCGTCATCAACTCCAACCCCTGCATCGCCTATCTCATGGAAGAGAACACCATGACGATGCAGGCGCTCGTGATCGCTCACGCGGCGTATGGCCACAATTCCTTCTTCAAGGGCAATTACCTGTTCCGCACCTGGACCGACGCCGAGGGCATTCTCGACTACCTGGTCTTCGCGCGAAACTTCATCGCCGAATGCGAGCAGCGCTATGGCGAGACGGCGGTCGAGGAGTTGCTCGACTCCTGTCACGCCCTGATGAACCTCGGCGTCGACCGCTACAAGCGGCCAGCCAAGCTCTCGATGGCCAAGGAGCAGGCGCGCCAGCTCGAACGGGAAGCCTATCTGCAGTCGCAGGTCAACGACCTATGGCGCACGCTGCCGAGCAAGCAGACGGTCGATCGGGCAGAGCAGACGCGCCGCTTTCCGAGCGAGCCGCAGGAAAATCTGCTCTATTTCATCGAAAAAAATGCGCCGCGCCTCGAGCCCTGGCAGCGCGAGGTCGTGCGGATCGTGCGAAAGATTGCGCAATATTTCTACCCGCAGCGGCAGACCCAGGTCATGAACGAGGGCTGGGCGACCTTCTGGCATTACACCCTGCTCAATCACCTGTACGAGGAGGGCAAGCTGACCGACGGCTTCATGATCGAGTTTCTGCAGAGCCACACCAACGTGATCTACCAGCCGCCCTACAACAGCCGCCACTACAGCGGCATTAATCCCTACACACTCGGGTTCGCGATGTTCCAGGACCTGCGGCGCATCTGCGAGCACCCAACGGAGGAAGACCGCCGCTGGTTCCCGGAGCTCGCCGGGGCCGACGGGGTGAAGGCGCTCGATTTCGCGATGCGCAACTTCAAGGACGAAAGCTTCATCGCGCAATACCTCTCGCCCAAGCTGATTCGCGATCTCAAGCTGTTCGCGCTGGTCGACGACGAGCGCGACGAACAGCTTGAAGTCGCCGCGATCCATGACGATGCCGGCTACCGGACCGTGCGCCAGCTGCTCGCCGAGCAGTACAACCTCGGCAGCCGCGAGCCCAATATCCAGATCTACGAGGTCGACGTCTTCGGCGACCGCTCGCTGACCCTGCGCCACTACATGCACGACCGCCGCCCGCTCGGCGACTCGACCCCGGAAATGCTTCGCCATGTCGCGCGGCTCTGGGGCTACAAGGTGAGGATGGAAAACGTCGACCAGGACGGCATCGTCCGCCTCGTCGGCGTGAGCGAGGCCTGA
- a CDS encoding FAD-dependent oxidoreductase, whose amino-acid sequence MTHSVWRGTAANDRASRHPQLSGRVEADVAIIGGGITGVTCAALLALAGRRVVVLEARTLGFGTTGHSTGNLYEALDAGLAGVEKKWGKDVVRQVIASRREAVDLVERFAAGIGEAVAFRRCPLVQYSEDDWSQIEEEYETLQAAGVAVRFGDAEELPGATGRAMVLDGQAQFHPFNYVQGVAERAVGHGAQIYEDSAVVEISAGDGLVRTASGAVKAKAIVVATHTPKGVYGLHGQMLTCREYAAAYEFPSLSLPQGIFWQRGAVTRSFRKLEVGGRRYLITVGSPDKTGLHDPQKSLAAVESLFDRKVRAGDERWAWSAQAYHSPDLLPYIGHSALHDVYIATGFGADGLTYGTLAAQILCDAIVGKDNRWAELYRPGRFAPLKSAKQTLEEQTVALKGLIGDRLAIPDYAEASSIPPGSGAVVKAQGRNIALYRDPAGALHGVSAACTHLGCIVHWNALEKSWDCPCHGSRFGTDGSVIEGPALAALEPVDLGQAGDAEIG is encoded by the coding sequence ATGACCCATTCCGTATGGCGCGGCACGGCCGCAAACGATCGCGCGAGTCGTCACCCGCAACTTTCCGGCCGGGTGGAGGCCGACGTCGCGATCATCGGCGGCGGCATCACCGGGGTCACCTGTGCCGCCCTGCTCGCGCTGGCCGGCCGCCGGGTCGTTGTGCTCGAGGCACGCACGCTCGGCTTCGGCACGACCGGCCATTCGACCGGGAATCTCTACGAGGCCCTCGATGCGGGGCTCGCCGGCGTCGAGAAAAAATGGGGCAAGGACGTGGTCCGCCAGGTCATTGCCTCGCGGCGCGAAGCGGTCGATCTGGTCGAGCGCTTCGCCGCCGGCATCGGCGAGGCGGTCGCATTTCGTCGCTGCCCGCTGGTCCAGTACAGCGAAGACGACTGGTCGCAAATCGAAGAAGAGTACGAGACCCTGCAAGCAGCGGGGGTGGCGGTCCGGTTCGGTGACGCCGAGGAACTGCCCGGCGCGACCGGACGCGCCATGGTCCTCGACGGCCAGGCGCAGTTCCATCCCTTCAACTATGTACAGGGCGTGGCGGAGCGCGCGGTCGGGCACGGCGCACAGATTTATGAGGACTCGGCGGTCGTGGAGATCTCGGCCGGGGACGGCCTGGTGCGCACCGCGTCCGGCGCAGTCAAGGCCAAGGCCATCGTCGTCGCCACCCACACGCCCAAGGGCGTTTACGGCCTGCATGGGCAGATGCTGACCTGCAGGGAATACGCCGCGGCCTACGAATTTCCGTCGCTTTCGCTGCCCCAGGGCATCTTCTGGCAGCGCGGGGCGGTCACGCGCTCGTTCCGCAAGCTCGAAGTGGGGGGAAGGCGCTATCTGATCACGGTCGGCTCGCCCGACAAGACCGGGCTGCACGATCCGCAGAAATCGCTCGCGGCCGTCGAATCGCTGTTCGACCGGAAAGTCCGCGCCGGTGACGAACGCTGGGCCTGGTCGGCGCAGGCCTACCATTCGCCCGATCTCTTGCCCTACATCGGTCACAGCGCCCTGCACGACGTCTATATTGCGACCGGCTTCGGGGCCGACGGCCTGACCTACGGCACGCTCGCCGCCCAGATCCTCTGCGACGCGATAGTCGGCAAGGACAACCGTTGGGCCGAGCTATACCGCCCCGGACGCTTTGCGCCGCTCAAATCTGCGAAGCAGACGCTCGAGGAGCAGACGGTCGCGTTGAAAGGCCTGATCGGCGACCGGCTCGCCATACCCGACTACGCGGAGGCGTCCTCGATACCGCCGGGTAGCGGTGCTGTCGTCAAGGCGCAGGGACGCAATATCGCGCTGTACCGCGACCCGGCCGGTGCGCTGCACGGGGTGTCCGCAGCGTGCACCCACCTTGGCTGTATCGTTCACTGGAACGCATTGGAGAAAAGCTGGGACTGCCCCTGTCACGGCAGCCGCTTCGGCACCGACGGCAGCGTGATCGAGGGGCCGGCACTCGCCGCCCTGGAACCGGTCGACCTCGGGCAGGCCGGGGACGCCGAGATCGGGTAA
- the clpS gene encoding ATP-dependent Clp protease adapter ClpS, which produces MATKREGSTLLEPAAAKVKPPPLYKVLLLNDDYTPMEFVVHVLRKFFGIDEERATQIMLKVHTEGVGVCGVFTRDIAHTKVEQVVDFARQHQHPLQCTMEET; this is translated from the coding sequence ATGGCAACCAAGCGAGAAGGCTCTACCCTACTGGAACCGGCAGCGGCCAAGGTAAAGCCTCCGCCGCTGTACAAGGTACTGCTCTTGAACGACGACTACACCCCCATGGAATTCGTCGTTCACGTGCTCAGAAAGTTTTTTGGCATCGACGAAGAACGGGCGACACAAATCATGCTCAAAGTGCATACTGAGGGTGTCGGGGTTTGCGGTGTGTTCACGCGGGATATCGCGCATACCAAGGTCGAGCAGGTTGTGGATTTCGCGCGGCAGCATCAGCACCCGCTGCAGTGCACGATGGAGGAAACTTAG